A section of the Candidatus Dormiibacterota bacterium genome encodes:
- the lexA gene encoding transcriptional repressor LexA: MTRAQAGQPGNLTKRQKVVFEFIKGYIQTHGVSPSYEEIRRNFGFGSYNSVQKHLKSLVAKGFLKTPWDNQKRALTLVEPGPATAILPLLGRVAAGRPIEAIAYPETVEVPEMLLRGEDNFALRVVGDSMVDEGIRDGDIVIVKRQRDAENGQTVVALIGDDATIKQYYRRGTRVELRPANARVSSIIVDEGDLQVQGIVVGLIRKFHR, encoded by the coding sequence ATGACGCGCGCGCAGGCAGGGCAGCCCGGCAACCTGACCAAGAGACAAAAGGTCGTGTTTGAGTTCATCAAGGGGTACATCCAGACGCACGGCGTCTCCCCGTCCTACGAGGAGATCCGCCGGAACTTCGGCTTCGGCTCCTACAACTCCGTCCAGAAGCATCTCAAGAGCCTGGTCGCGAAGGGATTTCTCAAAACCCCCTGGGACAACCAGAAGCGCGCCCTGACTCTGGTCGAGCCCGGCCCGGCCACCGCCATCCTGCCGCTCCTCGGCCGGGTGGCCGCCGGCCGCCCGATCGAGGCGATCGCCTACCCCGAGACCGTCGAGGTCCCCGAGATGCTCCTGCGCGGCGAGGACAACTTCGCCCTGCGCGTCGTCGGCGACAGCATGGTGGACGAGGGGATCCGCGACGGCGACATCGTCATCGTCAAGCGCCAGCGCGACGCCGAGAACGGTCAGACCGTGGTCGCCCTGATCGGCGACGACGCGACCATCAAGCAGTACTACCGCCGCGGTACGCGCGTCGAGCTGCGCCCGGCCAACGCGCGCGTGTCCTCGATCATCGTGGACGAGGGGGACCTGCAGGTGCAGGGGATCGTGGTCGGGCTGATCCGGAAGTTTCATCGCTGA
- a CDS encoding type II toxin-antitoxin system HicB family antitoxin — MRTFNAVIERDPDSGLYVGRVPGWPGAHSLGASLDELERNLRDVVEMLLEEGDPKFESEFVGVQAIRVA; from the coding sequence ATGCGCACCTTCAATGCCGTGATTGAACGGGATCCCGACTCCGGTCTGTACGTCGGGCGCGTGCCCGGCTGGCCGGGAGCCCACAGTCTGGGGGCCAGCCTCGACGAGCTGGAGAGAAACCTGCGCGACGTCGTCGAGATGCTTCTCGAGGAGGGGGACCCGAAGTTCGAGTCGGAGTTCGTCGGAGTGCAGGCGATCCGGGTGGCGTAG